The Hydra vulgaris chromosome 05, alternate assembly HydraT2T_AEP genome includes the window atgacTTTCCAAATCTAATAacaagtattttaatataaatttttattgtcttttagtTTGTTGACTTTTTGGAAATCAAATTCAAAAGCAAAGTTTATTTACAttgcttttgaatttaattgtttaGTTTTGGTTTTCTAAAACAAGCTCTATGATTGACAGACATTTTTGTGATACAGACTATTATTGATACAGACTATTATTGACAGACATTTTTGTGATTCTTTAGATACAATTGTTGTGACAAAATTGGTTATGATGTAAGCAACAGCAAGGTTGCCAATGGCGACATATTAAACCTgccaaaaaatacttttttgctagattgtatttatatattaatattgccaaaaaattactttaaatcattattttgtaatgaTTTGTGTCAATATtggaatttaattatttatgaagTTATTATCTTGTTATTATCCTAATGAGGGTTGCCACTCGTGTTTAATCCCAAAAACATGTGTATATTAAATTTAGGTTTTGTGGAAAAGAAAGACTTTAGTTCTTATATCAAGACTCCATATTTTATAGTTGCTAGAAATGGAGTCGGTATGACAATGAGCTGAATAAAACTTAACGCTAATGAACAAACAAAATTTAGGTGCATCCAATGGACACCCGAACGAACCATTTTGGACGTACTATGGACGTCCGTGTGTCCATTAGTgaattgaaaaatcaaaattttttatgctatGAAATTTGAACTGTcaatgataaaaactttttataatgaaaGTTAAAGCACAAAGCATGCAAGCTATCAATTGTGGTATTGTTGATATATACTTTGTACTGCATACAGAGTATATATATAACCTACTACGTGTTCATGAAGCGAATAATGATAAAGTAATGGTACATTATGGGACAGCTAAAGTACATGAGGGGACAGCTAGTTAAACTTGATGtattcaaaacataaattagaaaaaaaattaaaataaaatttgctgaATGAACTAAAATGTTTCGGctattatttttgcaatttttttttttttttgttaaattttttttcttttttaatttaaattactttaaatctctgcgtgaAAGccaatatcattataaaattatattttcattgcAGTTAATTTACCTtactaaatcaaatataaactaaatcaaaacaacaagTTACTACAGTAACTTACAGTTACTCagctattaaatttattaaatttactcaAAGACTCGCAAAAATTGGCAATATAAATAgttctatttatatcttatatgttATTAAGGcataatataaaattctaactaaaactttttttaacaagaaatctCCAATAGGATGTAAAAAATgcgaaaccatttttttatgtttccttTAAAGCGAAATcaagattaaatattttctataaatacgcaAGTTGTTTTTAggaactttatttaaaatgaaatttatttgggcaaaagaattttagtcttctaaaattcttttatttaaataatttgggtgattgaaatttgaaattataaaaaaatcggaAAATTTTTAAGGAACTTTAACgcctaataattatattttaattcaatattataatttaattcagTGGTGTCCTTAATACCCAGTCTGTAATACCCAGCATAGCAAGAGTTGCTGAAACTTAAACGTATATCTAGCTACAGCAACTCTTAGATTTTGACATGGTATAAGTGGggaagtaagttttatttaaatcgttaGCGTTTtgaacaattaataaatataattataaaattatattttgtttcttgaaGATTAGTTTGAAAAGTAGAAACATACTATTGCAAAAATTACACCAGTAAAAAGCtgcaaaagttaaaatgaaaattaaattataaaaaattgaaattaataaattattttacttctgttcaaaaaatttttatttaaaaaaaaaataatttaagcttATTCTTGaacttaagttaaaataattcgATTTATAAAACCAAACGTTTTTGtttaagcattaatttttatattttaaaatgatttaaaaatttttttataatttttgttttaggtgccccatgaagaccttacggtcttgtcAAAGACTTCCGTGGACGAgcattttattagaaagttCATGTCTCTTTCCTTACAGATAATgctagaaacattttttaatatggttttagttttaagttttattgtatatttgttaaatatttttttttagatattttgccttaatttttataatgtgttCTAACTAAAAACTTTTCGTGTTTACAcaagttgtataatttttataaaggtatatataatctatatataagtttataagaGAGTTGAAAATTTGCTAcaaaaattgactttaaaaaaagagcTAAAAAGATACTTACTACAATAAGCTCCTGTTCCAGAAGGAcaacaaaaatagttttcatttaCATAATGGAGGTctaaacagaaaaacaaatttttttacagtaacaattttttaaggtataaaaatttaacaaaataaaaacaaacaaaaaaacatttttatatcaaacttaaaagatttttctaatatatattctAATATGCTATGCAGACTAATATGAGatgaaatacatatatacacacacatatatatatatatatatatatacgtatatatatacgtatatacgtgttttttactaattaattattgctctgttctttaagaacattgagcactctatttgtaaaatacactaacataatttacatatatatatatatatatatatatatatatatatatatatatatatatatatatatatatatatatatatagatctatAGTTTGTTGTCTTTGTGAAGAGCGGAAGGAAAAAAGTGATTCTTACGCCAACACATACGtcacttttaattacttttgactTTCGTCCAACATTTTCGTGTTGGACGAAAGTCAAAaccattaatttaattacaatttaatcgttatataaaaaaaccacaaaaacgcAAATTTAATTGaccagaatgtttttaaaaacattctgaatgtttttaaaacattctgaatgtttttaacaacataaacaatgtttttatttttattttttttaataaaatgtttttatttttatttttttaactgtaaatcaTGCGTGGAtagttgctacatcgactatcttatagcctgactcacaagggagtgctgctacatcgactgacaaatagcctgactcgcagaggagtgctgctacatcgactgacaaatagcctgacccgcaagggagtgctgctacatcgactgagggtttggttggggcaggcagtctatcattaataaaaaaaaaaaattctggtcttgcattttaatttttactttttgtcaacaaaatatggaaaaaactttCGGACAACATCTaagggttttatatatatatatatatatatatatatatatatacatatatatatatatatatatatatatatatatatatatatatatatatatatatatatatatatatgtatataaaaaccttgttcATTTATTTAGATATCGTTGCTCTCAAACACAATTGCCCTTTCCATAATTAATAATATGGAAAAGATAATTGAGTTGAAAGCAATAAATTCTAAGTAAACAAGCAAGGTTTGGTTTGAAGTCTTTAATTTtagcagaatttaaaaaattatatatttgaaatgGTTTACTGCAATCAGAAAAGATTGAAAAGTTacacaataataattatatagcCACATCTATTGTCATGACACTAATGGGTAATATTTTAGACAAAGGTTATTgtgtatttattgataattgttACACTTCTGTTAAAGTTTGATATAATCttcaagtaaataaaactgACTGTGTTGATACGgtaagaaaaaattagaaaagttttcGAACTAAACTAATTACCTAGAAATTACCACGAGGTTTATTTTAAAGAACGCACAGGTATTATGAGTACTAAATAAAGAGATAAATGAAcattcatttattaattaaatgcattaaaaacagTATCACAGAAGTAACTAGACATGGAAAAGCAAAGATAACACATGCTGTTGTTGACCTATATAAACAAAAAGGATGATGTTGATCAAGGTGTTCAAATATTAGCCATTTACACATTAAAACATAATAGGGTAGAGATACGGagcttgaaaaaaacaaaaagtttggattaatataaacattaattttttttctcaaagaattattgattttatgttttcaaaGGATTTTACATTACACAAAACACTGACTAAAAATCTACAGGTTTTCATTCTATCAATGCTAAACCAATGAGATTAGTTGGTAGACAATTTTATCATTAGTAAATGCCAATCCTACCAAGGTAGACCTATCAAGAAGATGTGTAGTATGTAGTGCTAACCAAATATAAACTGATACTAGACCTTAGGAGTATTTACTGTGATGTTGCTTTATGTgttgattcattttttaaacattatcaGAAAGTTGCAATCAaaagttttatagtatatattattaaattattttgaagaaaacatttatttctttttgactTAAGAGGTAAAGAAGCTTCCTCTATTGAACAAAGGATATTCACAAGGAAGGAATTCACATCACTAAGGTCAAGAAGATCACTACAGTCGAGTAGGCTACAGGTActctctcaactttataactctgaaaaaaaaaccttgattAACAAGGCCACTAGGCCGGGTAAAGTATTGAGCACAATAATGCCAGGGATGTGATGGGAATCAAACTATGATTTTCTTGCTTATGAACAGCACTATACCACTAACGTGTTAACAATACCAAATTTCTAGGGGTTAACAACATATATAGATAACCAATCAACTTTTTCTTCATCCTTACTCCGTTTTTTAAAGACTAagttacttttgatttttaaattatacttccAATATAATtggaaatataattttgaaatagaaCTGGCCTGCTCTCTATATCCATGATCAAGCTTGTTCTCAGTTTATCCTCATTCATTTTTAGGAAGTTTAAGCCATTCTATGATCTCACTAATATTTTTAGGACATTTTACTTctacatcatttttttttttacatcatgtCAATGTCCTGAGgtctttaaagttttattaaaatataattttaacttatgtaagttaaaactaaagaaacttttaaaaaaattgcaaatagttaaataaaatcaaaagctaaaggaatttaaaattaaaagaaaaaaataggaagcaatttaaatttaaaaaatttttttacctggATAATCTGTAGGGCAACAAGTAAAGCCAGCAAAGTTAGTCCCTTCAGTTTGTTGGTCAGTAAAGTCTTTTCGTCCTTTTAACACAGTTCCACTAGgacactaaacaaaaaaatatgaataaatatgggtgagaataacaaaaaataagagTAAGTTGcttaagtaaaaagtaattaacttttttaatttgttttgttagtattatatatacaataataagagtaataagttttgaaaaagagtattttaaataatgtaatttaattAGTGTCATAACAATAGTATTGTTAAGACACTaactaaaattagataaaatacttataacaaTATGATTGTTATGAGTACAATATGATTGTTATGTTGATTAAGTTATGTTGTTATGTTGATTATGTTATGTTGTTATGTTgattatgttattttatgttgttatgttGATTATGTTATGTTGTTATGAACAATATGATTGTTATGTTGAAAATACTcttttccaaaataaatttgttccATTAATAAACATTGTCATGGCAATAAACAAGCCTCTCGTTGGCGCCAACGAAAGGGTTGTAACTATAAACTCTCTTAGATTTAGAATTTCTAATAACTCTTGTAGATTACTTGACATTATAATATCTAGTAACTCCTAGATATAACAATCTTTAAGTTTAATCCAAGACTGTCTCTTCGGATTCTTTGTTTTAACGGATTCCTTTCCTACATTCCCAATTACTGTTAACAGACTAACATTACTTAATacaatttgaaatatatttccttaaaagaaaattaaaaaaaacaacatttttatgtcCATTAATGACTAATTGATTtctaaaatcctaaaaaaaacaacagaaaaaactttaaaaaagacataaaagaacttaataaacttataaaaatgtattcaaataAACACAGGGCCGCTGAGAACAGTCACCCGCTTGGGATAGCAACCCTGATTGGCAcccttatttataaaactttcctatttcatggtttttttttttttggtgcctTTTATTTATTTGGCGCCCCTTGAATATCTGCCGCCCAGGACAAACTGTCTATTTCGCCCCCACCTCTCAGCGGCACTGAATAAACAGAGCTCTAAAAAAGTTAGTGCAATATCTTTagaaaatttttggaaaaaaatcattgaaacaAGACATAAAAGGGGACGACTCGTAAATGATAACATCAGTCCAACAACATCGTGGAGTAATCCAAGATCATCTGTACACTTTAGCCCGAGATTATTCGCATTTTTTCTTACTCTAACAAAATCTGTCAATTTTGTTAGAGTAAGAAAAATTATCATCTAAAATTTCAATGACCCCTAACAACATCTTAAAAAAGATGCAACTACATCTGGGAGTTTATCTCCAAGTCCAATAGCATCTGAAagaattttctccagatgttgtttcatttgaaaaaattcctatatgtaactacatctggttaaaataatgcattattagttttttttttctagatgtaattacatctgaaaaagtgcaaatttcaaaaatgcgaactggcataagtgagAATGGCCTAAGTGCAAACTGGCGCAAGTGCCGAatgcagttacaaaaactggcatcgTCCACAAATTAAatgtgaactggcataagtgcgaaatgCCAATTTACACTTATATTTGTACttttgccagtttttgcaactggtGCGTAATTATACCAGTTTTCACTTACAAAATTCGCACTTTTTCAGTGTCCCGCTTATAAGAGGTAATCATATTGAGTTTcaaaatataatcatataataataaaatctgagGATAATAAGATACTGTAGtataaaaagctttataaagtttttttccaaaGCCTAAGAAGTCATTTATTGAAATTTGAATGGAAATATGCAAAACCAACTATGAGACATAAATATTTTACGAACGAAGTTATAccttattgtaataaattaccaaaaaaagttGTACCTGCAAAGACGGTAAGTTCTTTAAAAGTTAGACTAGGTAAACATTTGTTTTTGCctgttaaagtttaaaaatctttttacttgGCGACAATAGTTTGTTACAGTTACGGCTCGAAATTTGTTGGGTCTAGACCTTGACCTGATCCGTTTAAACTGTATCCGGATTTTTTCATTATGGAGTCGAAActctatcattttttttttttttatccaccTCCTCAAGGTCGataaggccactacagatgaggaggctacttaatagtggttataaccctctctcaactctataactccgaaacacgaaccttgacgaacaaggccgctgcgcggagaaacaagttgagcgcggtactaccagggacgtgatggggatcgaactcggaacctctcgcttaagAAGCGAGCGCTTTACCACGGGTCTTATAATATCCAGACCCTTTAAACCAAAATCCAACccacattttcttttttacacatACAGTAGCGTTCAAAAGTTTGctgatagcaaaaaaaaattggagttttattaatatttcagTACATACTTCACTAAAGCCAACATATGGTATGCCAATGTTAATGCCAAAAGGtttttaagtttacaattaTGTTTTGAACAAATATTAGTTATCTAGttaccattttaaaattggtattcatattatatttatattaattttaaaatggtaaaTAGAAAACCAATATTTGTTCAAAACATAATTGTAAACTTGAAAACCTTATAATATCGGCATTCAGTATGTTGGCTTTAGTGAGGTATGTgctgatatattatttatactcaAATTTgtacaatattgaaaaataaaacttttattcacaaatttttgaacttatcaaaaattgtttaaaaatgaatcatgCAAACGTTAATGGGAATTGAGTCTcatatttcttgatttaatctaataaatcagtatagttttttttttttttaatttttattttaggtgccctaagaagtcctaacggtcttgtcacagagcaccgcggaagtgcatttaaccaggaagttcacgcctccttccttaccgtgacgcgaaaatttgtccagagctcgtttcgaacctcgatctcctgcttataaagcaagcgttCGTAGGCATGATTCTTTTCCTTTGACGGTCATCATGATCCTATCGATGTTCAATGGAATTTAAGTCAGGTGATTGAGATGGTCACttcaaaacattaattttactcttttaaaaaagtttaaaaccaaTTTTGCAGTATTTTTAGAATCGTTGTTCGTTATCCTCCATTCTCGAGGCATTTTATCCTTTTCAAGAATACCATAATAGTTTTACCTACATCTTTGtacttttcatatataataGTCTAAGTAATTCTATGAAGCGGACCAACATCATCCCGGCTAAAACATCCTCAAACCATTACACTACCTACAACATTTTTTGCGGTAGACAGTTGGTATTTAGGATCGTATCTTGTATCTACCGGACGTCAAATATACCTGATCCCATCTGAtccaaacaaaataaacttcttttcgttactaaaaactaaattttgactACTGTTTACTACTCCATTTAAGATGCTGATGCAAATTCCTTTCGGCCGTCACGGTTTTTTAAGAAAGCTTTTTAGCTGGGCGTCTTCCAAATAAATTAGCGTGAAGTAAACGACGTTTTGTAGTAGAAATACTACAATTCATTCCATAGAAACGtcttatttgtatgtttatatcaACAGATGTCAAACGGGGATTTTCTTAGCTTAGTATCACTAGGTTTTTATCCATGGTAATGCGCTGTTTTGCGTGGTCTTcctgattgatttttattttttgtagatcTAGTAAGCTTATATCTCtccatatttttttcaacagcaGACTTATCAACTTCATAAAGCTGTGTTGTTTTACGAAACGAATTTCCATTTTGAATTGATCTTaagatcaaattttttattctaggTGAAATACATTTCTTAGATTCATAATTTCaattacttattaataaaatttttaaattgtttcaacatagtatttgtttacaaaatcaccAAAAGCAACTTTGTGtggaaaatgttaaaaactttagtttgttcgcaaacttttaaacttatcaaatattgttattttgtaaatcaattttaaaatgttaattagataatttttattttctcaaaacataattgttaagctgaaaacatttttttatattttcatcatTGAAAGATgggaaaaattatttcaattacaACTTTACTGTTTTTGGCCATGATAACACACGCACTTAAAAGCACATACACACCTAGTAATATCACGCACTGTTTTTGCTCTTGTTTTATTATGACAGAGATGGGTTTATTTTCAGACCAGTAAAGCTTAACTTTAACATCACATAAGAGTATTTTCCTTAtattttcagacctatgtttttatatatttcttaatcaACTGAAACAACTTTCTCAACATCATCAACTGAAACAACTTTCTCAACATCATCAACTGAAACAACTTTCTCAACATCATCAAATGAAACAACTTTTCATTATCagaatttgtatttttttttttttaaatgttttacaaatgAAGCTATTTTTATGATAATCAATTTAGGTGACCTTTAACACCTTaggtttctttttaatataaaataactaaaagttcATTAGCAATAAAGTTAACCCCATTTTATTAACGTAAAGAAGGATATGAATCAACAAGTGAATCTAGAAATCAATCAACAAGTCAAAAAAAACCTacgaaataatataaaagaatgcGTATTGAGACTGATACATATACAATGGTCATTAATTGCAGATTTTATgggttttaaactatttaaagtaataaaaaagtaatttcatGCAAATGATAACACATATATGACACAAAAGGACCCAACAGAGTATAATCATTTGAACAAAGTTAGACCATTTGTGCAATCTGGTTTTGATATGTGAAGATTAGTTAAACAAGAAGAATGTCAGTCTATCAACAAACGAACTATTTCCACAAAATAAAGGTGTCCGATCAAACAATATATCTTCTAcagaatatctttaaaatttctttcaaagaaCCTGCACAAAAGGGGCTTAAAAGTCTGAGCACAAAATGGATCCAGTGGAGTGCTGTTCAATTTTACTATCTATCGAAAGGAATATAATACAGATATCTCTAAAGAATgcatatttattacattatggTAAAGTTAGAGCCAGATTGCTTTTCCTTACAAGTTTATTACACATTAGGTCAAAAACATACGacaaaaaatctttatgaaTAATCTTTTTACAATCATAAACCATTATTAactcaattttcaattttggtGTCATCATCTTTTAGCATGAccgaattaaattttttgattaattttaaatattgtgaatattattgcacaaaaaaatataaaactggtacagatatatcatttcACGGATAATAGTTTGTGATTATTACAAttgtagtaaataaataattttaaagaaataacatagtaattactatatttatcctttattagaatttattctataaaaatatattccatatatttttaataaacggaactttctttagaaatttaaataaaatcttatttctagtttgttttttctagtttttgaCACAACGTGACGACACGTacgcaaaaaattttttagcttcaACGATTTTTGGAAAAGTCGCATCTATCATATTTAACGGTCTGAGAAGAAAACTACGTAATTTGAGTAATTAGAAGTTATGAAGAGAAGGGCAAATctaaaatgaaagtttaaaattttccgCTTGtataagacaattttttttgtattttttcaatcgtgtcaatttttttgaatacagtaacataaataaaaaagttcaacacaAAACACCTTGAGCAAAAGAGACTTGTAATGATTAGAAAAGTTTTCTCAAATATAACACTCGTTCGTCTATAGacgtaaaattttttacatgtgCATATAACATATGTGTCTACATATATTGTTTGTATGAAAATGCTAATTTATTCCTATGCAATAAAGCTGCGCTTATTTAGAGAATtcaattgaaaagtttttgttaattgcAATCGGTAAAAGAGTTTATAAAATGGTTGTTTTTCAATTACACGATTAATCAGTGGTTTAATGCGCTGTCATCGGTGCCGTTTTGCGAGAATTTAAATCTGCACCCTtacacaatataattttaatttttttaatatggccataaatatttatagcaaaaaaataaatatagctaaaaaaacttttagatgtttagggttttctttttttcttctttttttcccTCCACAGCAGCACCTTTTTGAGTAGCAGGATtgtctaattaaattttttctccaTTAAGTTTTagaccataaattttttttataccatccacagcttattaggactaattacctgagcacattaaCAACATATgtatctcaatcatgacacatacGCAACGAATTTCTATCGGTGTATTGATGTTTAAAGagtatgtgtttaaaaaaagctaaatactCTATAAACATCCTTTCGTTTGCAAGCGCGGATgcagtattttttgatgtttgagatacctaacttccagacatggagcaaactccaaatatttaaatgtttttacatatatcaaataaagatgctttgcaaaaaattgcgatactggagcttgggaacaaaaaagccatATAATTTTAGCCACACCCACCACCCTATAAACCACCTACAATTTGAGGGGCTTCAAACATTAATGGTCATAGTGTTTGAAAGCTTAAAAGTTATTGTGTGGATTTTCAAATTTaacgatgaatataaatttagttgaaaatagtataaaaataattttttcaacttattgttttataaaacggATAGAAATGCTATAAAT containing:
- the LOC136080866 gene encoding uncharacterized protein LOC136080866, whose amino-acid sequence is MHLVILAAMLSIAVAVPTYELICPSGTVLKGRKDFTDQQTEGTNFAGFTCCPTDYPDLHYVNENYFCCPSGTGAYCMSNACNCKSTGLKGGKLPTINKIAR